A single region of the Hippopotamus amphibius kiboko isolate mHipAmp2 chromosome 6, mHipAmp2.hap2, whole genome shotgun sequence genome encodes:
- the TBCCD1 gene encoding TBCC domain-containing protein 1 isoform X7, protein MDQSGVLLWVKAEPFIVGALQVPPPSKFSLHYLRKISTYVRTRATEGGYPRLSWSTWRHIACGKLQLAKDLAWLYFEIFDSLAVKTPQERLEWSEILSNCMSEDEVEKQRNQLSVDTLQFLLFLYIQQLNKVSLRTSLIGEEWPSPRHRSQSPDLTEKSNCHNKNWNDYSHQAFVCDHLSDLLELLLDPEQLTASFHSTHSSLVSREAVVALSFLIEGTVSGARKTYPLYELALWQPLHAESGFSKTSKAFSFYKLEAWLRACLTGNPFGTSACLKSGKKLAWAHQVEGTTRRARIACNTHVAPRMHRMVVMSQVYKQTLAKSSDTLVGAHVKIHRCNESFIYLLSPLRSVTIEKCRNSTFVLGPVQTALHLHSCDNVKGTQQRYLGSFRLHIRKHWTKEKKRYRSGRKL, encoded by the exons ATGGATCAGTCTGGAGTTCTCCTCTGGGTGAAAGCAGAACCCTTTATAGTGGGTGCCTTACAGGTCCCCCCTCCGTCCAAGTTCAGTCTTCACTATCTCAGGAAGATATCCACCTATGTGCGAACCCGGGCCACAGAGGGTGGTTACCCACGCCTGTCCTGGTCTACGTGGAGGCACATTGCATGTGGGAAGCTGCAGTTGGCTAAGGATCTGGCATGGCTTTACTTTGAAATATTTGATAGTCTTGCAGTGAAGACACCGCAGGAGCGCCTGGAATGGTCTGAGATTCTGTCCAACTGCATGTCCGAGGATGAAGTCGAAAAGCAAAGAAATCAG CTTTCAGTGGACACCCTACAGTTTCTGCTCTTCTTATATATACAGCAATTAAACAAGGTCTCCCTGAGGACATCTTTGATTGGAGAAGAGTGGCCTAGTCCCAGACACAGATCTCAGTCTCCTGACCTGACTGAAAAATCTAATTGTCATAATAAG aaCTGGAATGATTACAGTCACCAAGCTTTTGTCTGTGATCATCTGTCAGATCTCCTTGAGCTGCTTTTAGATCCAGAACAACTCACTGCATCATTTCACTCGACCCATAGTAGTCTAGTCTCTCGAGAAGCTGTTGTAGCACTCAGCTTTCTTATTGAAGGTACAGTGAGCGGAGCCAGGAAGACATATCCACTTTATGAACTTGCACTGTGGCAACCACTGCATGCAGAAAGTGGCTTCTCAAAGACCTCCAAGGCCTTTTCTTTCTACAAGCTGGAAGCCTGGTTGAGAGCCTGTTTGACTGGGAATCCATTTGGTACATCTGCTTGCCTCAAGTCTGGGAAAAAATTGGCTTGGGCTCACCAag TTGAAGGGACGACCAGAAGAGCTAGGATTGCTTGTAATACTCATGTGGCCCCTAGGATGCACCGCATGGTGGTGATGAGCCAGGTGTACAAGCAGACATTGGCCAAGAGCTCAGATACCCTGGTGGGGGCACATGTAAAGATCCATCGTTGCAACGAGTCTTTTATTTATCTGCTCTCTCCCTTACG ATCTGTGACAATTGAGAAGTGCAGGAATAGCACCTTTGTCCTGGGCCCTGTGCAGACTGCTCTTCACCTCCACAGCTGTGACAACGTGAAG GGGACACAACAGAGATACCTGGGGAGCTTCCGTCTGCATATCAGAAAGCACTggaccaaagagaaaaaaagatacagatctGGCAGAAAACTGTGA
- the TBCCD1 gene encoding TBCC domain-containing protein 1 isoform X5, with the protein MDQSGVLLWVKAEPFIVGALQVPPPSKFSLHYLRKISTYVRTRATEGGYPRLSWSTWRHIACGKLQLAKDLAWLYFEIFDSLAVKTPQERLEWSEILSNCMSEDEVEKQRNQLSVDTLQFLLFLYIQQLNKVSLRTSLIGEEWPSPRHRSQSPDLTEKSNCHNKNWNDYSHQAFVCDHLSDLLELLLDPEQLTASFHSTHSSLVSREAVVALSFLIEGTVSGARKTYPLYELALWQPLHAESGFSKTSKAFSFYKLEAWLRACLTGNPFGTSACLKSGKKLAWAHQVEGTTRRARIACNTHVAPRMHRMVVMSQVYKQTLAKSSDTLVGAHVKIHRCNESFIYLLSPLRSVTIEKCRNSTFVLGPVQTALHLHSCDNVKVIAVCHRLSILSTIGCIFHILTPTRPLILSGNQRVTFAPFHTHYPMLEDHMARTGLATVPNYWDNPMIVCRENSGTSVFRLLPPSEFYVFIIPFEMEGDTTEIPGELPSAYQKALDQREKKIQIWQKTVKEARLTKDQRKQFQVLVENKFYEWLINTGHRQQLDSLVPPAAGSKQAAG; encoded by the exons ATGGATCAGTCTGGAGTTCTCCTCTGGGTGAAAGCAGAACCCTTTATAGTGGGTGCCTTACAGGTCCCCCCTCCGTCCAAGTTCAGTCTTCACTATCTCAGGAAGATATCCACCTATGTGCGAACCCGGGCCACAGAGGGTGGTTACCCACGCCTGTCCTGGTCTACGTGGAGGCACATTGCATGTGGGAAGCTGCAGTTGGCTAAGGATCTGGCATGGCTTTACTTTGAAATATTTGATAGTCTTGCAGTGAAGACACCGCAGGAGCGCCTGGAATGGTCTGAGATTCTGTCCAACTGCATGTCCGAGGATGAAGTCGAAAAGCAAAGAAATCAG CTTTCAGTGGACACCCTACAGTTTCTGCTCTTCTTATATATACAGCAATTAAACAAGGTCTCCCTGAGGACATCTTTGATTGGAGAAGAGTGGCCTAGTCCCAGACACAGATCTCAGTCTCCTGACCTGACTGAAAAATCTAATTGTCATAATAAG aaCTGGAATGATTACAGTCACCAAGCTTTTGTCTGTGATCATCTGTCAGATCTCCTTGAGCTGCTTTTAGATCCAGAACAACTCACTGCATCATTTCACTCGACCCATAGTAGTCTAGTCTCTCGAGAAGCTGTTGTAGCACTCAGCTTTCTTATTGAAGGTACAGTGAGCGGAGCCAGGAAGACATATCCACTTTATGAACTTGCACTGTGGCAACCACTGCATGCAGAAAGTGGCTTCTCAAAGACCTCCAAGGCCTTTTCTTTCTACAAGCTGGAAGCCTGGTTGAGAGCCTGTTTGACTGGGAATCCATTTGGTACATCTGCTTGCCTCAAGTCTGGGAAAAAATTGGCTTGGGCTCACCAag TTGAAGGGACGACCAGAAGAGCTAGGATTGCTTGTAATACTCATGTGGCCCCTAGGATGCACCGCATGGTGGTGATGAGCCAGGTGTACAAGCAGACATTGGCCAAGAGCTCAGATACCCTGGTGGGGGCACATGTAAAGATCCATCGTTGCAACGAGTCTTTTATTTATCTGCTCTCTCCCTTACG ATCTGTGACAATTGAGAAGTGCAGGAATAGCACCTTTGTCCTGGGCCCTGTGCAGACTGCTCTTCACCTCCACAGCTGTGACAACGTGAAGGTCATTGCTGTTTGCCATCGTCTGTCCATCTTGTCTACGATAGGTTGCATCTTTCACATTCTGACGCCCACACGCCCACTTATTCTCTCTGGGAACCAGAGAGTAACTTTTGCCCCCTTTCATACCCATTACCCAATGCTGGAGGATCACATGGCCAGGACCGGCCTTGCTACAGTGCCTAACTATTGGGATAATCCCATGATTGTGTGCAGAGAGAACAGCGGCACAAGTGTTTTCCGACTCTTACCACCGTCTGAATTCTATGTGTTTATTATTCCCTTTGAAATGGAAGGGGACACAACAGAGATACCTGGGGAGCTTCCGTCTGCATATCAGAAAGCACTggaccaaagagaaaaaaagatacagatctGGCAGAAAACTGTGAAGGAGGCTCGTTTGACAAA
- the TBCCD1 gene encoding TBCC domain-containing protein 1 isoform X6, translating into MDQSGVLLWVKAEPFIVGALQVPPPSKFSLHYLRKISTYVRTRATEGGYPRLSWSTWRHIACGKLQLAKDLAWLYFEIFDSLAVKTPQERLEWSEILSNCMSEDEVEKQRNQLSVDTLQFLLFLYIQQLNKVSLRTSLIGEEWPSPRHRSQSPDLTEKSNCHNKNWNDYSHQAFVCDHLSDLLELLLDPEQLTASFHSTHSSLVSREAVVALSFLIEGTVSGARKTYPLYELALWQPLHAESGFSKTSKAFSFYKLEAWLRACLTGNPFGTSACLKSGKKLAWAHQVEGTTRRARIACNTHVAPRMHRMVVMSQVYKQTLAKSSDTLVGAHVKIHRCNESFIYLLSPLRSVTIEKCRNSTFVLGPVQTALHLHSCDNVKVIAVCHRLSILSTIGCIFHILTPTRPLILSGNQRVTFAPFHTHYPMLEDHMARTGLATVPNYWDNPMIVCRENSGTSVFRLLPPSEFYVFIIPFEMEGDTTEIPGELPSAYQKALDQREKKIQIWQKTVKEARLTKALEA; encoded by the exons ATGGATCAGTCTGGAGTTCTCCTCTGGGTGAAAGCAGAACCCTTTATAGTGGGTGCCTTACAGGTCCCCCCTCCGTCCAAGTTCAGTCTTCACTATCTCAGGAAGATATCCACCTATGTGCGAACCCGGGCCACAGAGGGTGGTTACCCACGCCTGTCCTGGTCTACGTGGAGGCACATTGCATGTGGGAAGCTGCAGTTGGCTAAGGATCTGGCATGGCTTTACTTTGAAATATTTGATAGTCTTGCAGTGAAGACACCGCAGGAGCGCCTGGAATGGTCTGAGATTCTGTCCAACTGCATGTCCGAGGATGAAGTCGAAAAGCAAAGAAATCAG CTTTCAGTGGACACCCTACAGTTTCTGCTCTTCTTATATATACAGCAATTAAACAAGGTCTCCCTGAGGACATCTTTGATTGGAGAAGAGTGGCCTAGTCCCAGACACAGATCTCAGTCTCCTGACCTGACTGAAAAATCTAATTGTCATAATAAG aaCTGGAATGATTACAGTCACCAAGCTTTTGTCTGTGATCATCTGTCAGATCTCCTTGAGCTGCTTTTAGATCCAGAACAACTCACTGCATCATTTCACTCGACCCATAGTAGTCTAGTCTCTCGAGAAGCTGTTGTAGCACTCAGCTTTCTTATTGAAGGTACAGTGAGCGGAGCCAGGAAGACATATCCACTTTATGAACTTGCACTGTGGCAACCACTGCATGCAGAAAGTGGCTTCTCAAAGACCTCCAAGGCCTTTTCTTTCTACAAGCTGGAAGCCTGGTTGAGAGCCTGTTTGACTGGGAATCCATTTGGTACATCTGCTTGCCTCAAGTCTGGGAAAAAATTGGCTTGGGCTCACCAag TTGAAGGGACGACCAGAAGAGCTAGGATTGCTTGTAATACTCATGTGGCCCCTAGGATGCACCGCATGGTGGTGATGAGCCAGGTGTACAAGCAGACATTGGCCAAGAGCTCAGATACCCTGGTGGGGGCACATGTAAAGATCCATCGTTGCAACGAGTCTTTTATTTATCTGCTCTCTCCCTTACG ATCTGTGACAATTGAGAAGTGCAGGAATAGCACCTTTGTCCTGGGCCCTGTGCAGACTGCTCTTCACCTCCACAGCTGTGACAACGTGAAGGTCATTGCTGTTTGCCATCGTCTGTCCATCTTGTCTACGATAGGTTGCATCTTTCACATTCTGACGCCCACACGCCCACTTATTCTCTCTGGGAACCAGAGAGTAACTTTTGCCCCCTTTCATACCCATTACCCAATGCTGGAGGATCACATGGCCAGGACCGGCCTTGCTACAGTGCCTAACTATTGGGATAATCCCATGATTGTGTGCAGAGAGAACAGCGGCACAAGTGTTTTCCGACTCTTACCACCGTCTGAATTCTATGTGTTTATTATTCCCTTTGAAATGGAAGGGGACACAACAGAGATACCTGGGGAGCTTCCGTCTGCATATCAGAAAGCACTggaccaaagagaaaaaaagatacagatctGGCAGAAAACTGTGAAGGAGGCTCGTTTGACAAA